A stretch of DNA from Blastocatellia bacterium:
CGTATGGCACGCCAATGCTGAGCGAGACCAGTGTGGCAACAATCGCCACCAGCAGCGACAAGCGCCCGCCATAAAGCATGCGCGCCAACAGGTCACGACCCAGTTGGTCAGTGCCCAGATAATGGCCGCTGCTCAAGCTCGGTGGCGTTGGGCCAAGATTCAAATCGGCCTGGTCGTATCCATGCTCTATGATCCAAGGGGCCAGCAGGCAGGTTCCAAGAATGATGAACAAACCGATCGAGGCGATCCATATCGAGCGATGTTTGATCAACCGTGTCCGCAGAGTCGGCCCCATCGGATCATCCTTGCCGGTCATAACGAATTCTCGGATCAAGCAGCGCGTAGGCTATGTCAACCACAAGGTTCATCAGCAACAGCGCCGTCGAAACGACTAAGACGATACCCAGAATCAGCGTGTAATCGCGATTGAACGATGCTTGAACAAACCAATTGCCAAGCCCTGGAATGGCGAAGATTCGCTCGACAACAACGGTGCCCGTCAGCAGGAAGGCAAGCGCCGGGCCGCTAAACGAGACGACCGGCAGAATCCCGGTGCGCAGGGCATGTCGCCACAGCACAGCCGAGTTGCGCACACCTTTGGCGCGGGCGACGCGGATGTGCTCTTGTGCGAGCGCGTCCAGCACGCCGCTGCGCGTCAGCCGAGCGATATAAGCCACATAGGGGGCAGCGAGCGTGATCGCTGGCAAAATCTGATGACGCACGTCTCCCCAGCCGGCCGGCGGTAGCCACAGAAGCGTCAAGCTGAACAGCAAAATGAGCAGCGGACCGATCACGAAGGTTGGCAGACTCATGCCCAGAAGAGCTATGCTT
This window harbors:
- a CDS encoding ABC transporter permease; the protein is LDQPWHIQYTNYLRRLAQFDLGPSYKIPTVTVDELIARSWPISAQLGLSAYALALLVGIPLGVLAAAHHRSFWDVGLRSIALLGMSLPTFVIGPLLILLFSLTLLWLPPAGWGDVRHQILPAITLAAPYVAYIARLTRSGVLDALAQEHIRVARAKGVRNSAVLWRHALRTGILPVVSFSGPALAFLLTGTVVVERIFAIPGLGNWFVQASFNRDYTLILGIVLVVSTALLLMNLVVDIAYALLDPRIRYDRQG